In one Alnus glutinosa chromosome 14, dhAlnGlut1.1, whole genome shotgun sequence genomic region, the following are encoded:
- the LOC133856565 gene encoding probable sugar phosphate/phosphate translocator At4g32390 translates to MALSEGVLKKVVLSFTYLTIWLFLSCSVIVYNKYIMDRKLYNWPFPISLTMIHMAFCSTLAYLLVRVFKVVEDTYSMPRDLYLNTVVPIGALYALSLWLYNSAYIYLSVSFIQMLKALTPVAVYSIAVVFKKDPLNTGIMVNMLSISLGVAVAAYGEVKFHTWGVILQLLGLTFEATRLVMIEILLGSKGIKLNPILSLYYIAPCCFVFLSLPWMILEYPLLREASSFRPDFVIFGTNALCAFGLNLAVFLVVGKTSALTLNVAGVVKDWLLIAFSWSVIKDTVTAVNLVGYLLAFLGVVYYNHYKLKVLKAAEAQKNELPADEEAGRLLLETEYEGTGKNSETQD, encoded by the coding sequence ATGGCTCTCTCCGAAGGCGTCCTGAAAAAAGTGGTCCTCTCGTTCACCTACCTAACCATCTGGCTCTTCCTCAGCTGCTCGGTGATCGTGTACAACAAGTACATCATGGACCGCAAGCTCTACAACTGGCCCTTCCCCATCTCCCTCACGATGATCCACATGGCCTTCTGCTCCACGCTGGCATACCTCCTGGTCCGCGTCTTCAAGGTGGTCGAGGACACCTACTCCATGCCCCGCGACCTCTACCTCAACACCGTCGTCCCCATCGGCGCCCTCTACGCCCTCTCCCTCTGGCTCTACAACTCCGCCTACATCTACCTCTCAGTCTCCTTCATTCAGATGCTCAAGGCCCTCACCCCCGTCGCCGTCTACTCCATCGCCGTCGTCTTCAAGAAGGACCCCTTAAACACCGGCATCATGGTCAACATGCTCTCCATCTCCCTCGGTGTCGCCGTTGCCGCTTACGGCGAGGTCAAGTTCCACACATGGGGCGTTATTTTGCAGCTTCTCGGCCTCACATTCGAGGCCACCCGGCTTGTCATGATCGAGATTTTGTTGGGTTCGAAAGGTATTAAGCTGAACCCCATCCTTTCCCTTTACTATATCGCGCCGTGTTGTTTCGTGTTCTTGTCTCTGCCGTGGATGATTCTGGAGTACCCGTTGCTGAGGGAAGCGTCGAGTTTCCGTCCGGATTTCGTGATCTTCGGGACCAATGCGCTCTGCGCGTTCGGGCTGAACTTGGCCGTGTTCTTGGTCGTGGGGAAGACCTCCGCTCTGACCTTGAATGTAGCCGGTGTGGTGAAGGATTGGCTGCTGATCGCATTCTCGTGGTCGGTGATCAAGGACACCGTGACGGCCGTCAATTTGGTTGGCTACTTGTTGGCGTTTCTGGGTGTTGTTTATTACAATCACTACAAGTTGAAGGTGCTTAAGGCCGCGGAGGCGCAGAAAAACGAGCTGCCGGCTGACGAGGAGGCCGGGAGGTTGTTGCTGGAGACAGAATACGAAGGGACCGGCAAGAATAGCGAAACGCAGGATTGA
- the LOC133857253 gene encoding beta-glucuronosyltransferase GlcAT14B-like: protein METNKPPQQKKKKWFLALGFALLLSTLLVFLTVFTSSNASTQLYHQSHVKKQPPDFVESKMGVSAANSMDSVPRLAYLISGSMGDGQSLKRTLKALYHPRNQYVVHLDLKASPEERLELAAFVRNEPLFKALGNVRMVVRANLVTYRGPTMVSNTLQAAAILLRDGGKWDWFINLSASDYPLVTQDDLLHTLSAIPRNLNFIEHTSDIGWKEYQRAKPIIIDPGFYSLHESDVFWVSEQRTVPTAYRLFTGSAWMMLSRPFVEFCLWGWDNLPRIVLMYYANFLSSPEGYFHTVICNAPEFRNTTVNHDLHYISWDNPPKQHPHFLSGDDYKRMVDSNAPFARKFGSDDAVLEKIDSELLGCNADGFVRGGWFNYQENANLTVPHQEIANTTELRPGPGAERVKRLITGLLSAEDFHENQCA, encoded by the exons ATGGAGACAAACAAGCCGCCgcagcagaagaagaagaagtggttTCTCGCACTGGGCTTCGCTCTTCTATTGTCCACCTTACTCGTCTTCCTCACTGTTTTTACTTCCTCCAACGCCTCCACTCAGCTGTACCACCAGAGCCATGTCAAGAAGCAGCCCCCGGACTTCGTGGAATCGAAGATGGGGGTGTCCGCGGCGAATTCGATGGATTCAGTCCCGAGGCTGGCGTACTTAATCTCCGGCTCAATGGGCGATGGGCAGAGCCTGAAGAGGACGCTCAAGGCGCTGTACCATCCGCGGAACCAGTACGTGGTGCACCTGGACCTGAAGGCCTCGCCGGAGGAGCGGCTGGAGCTGGCGGCCTTTGTCAGGAACGAGCCGCTGTTTAAGGCTCTCGGGAATGTGCGGATGGTCGTGAGAGCCAATTTGGTTACGTACAGGGGGCCCACGATGGTGAGCAATACGCTTCAAGCGGCGGCCATTTTGTTGAGGGATGGCGGAAAATGGGATTGGTTTATTAACCTGAGTGCTTCGGATTATCCCCTGGTGACCCAAGATG ATTTGCTTCATACACTGTCAGCTATTCCAAGAAACCTTAATTTTATTGAGCATACAAGTGACATTGGCTGGAAGGA GTATCAGAGAGCCAAGCCTATTATAATTGATCCGGGTTTCTATAGCCTGCATGAATCAGATGTTTTTTGGGTGTCAGAGCAAAGAACCGTGCCAACTGCATATAGGCTATTTACAG GTTCTGCTTGGATGATGCTCTCTCGCCCTTTTGTAGAATTTTGTTTATGGGGATGGGACAACCTTCCAAGAATAGTCCTTATGTATTATGCcaactttctttcttctcctgaAGGGTATTTCCATACAGTCATCTGCAATGCCCCAGAGTTCCGGAACACTACAGTAAACCATGATCTGCACTACATATCGTGGGACAATCCCCCGAAACAACACCCGCATTTTCTCTCAGGTGATGACTATAAGAGGATGGTAGACAGCAATGCCCCCTTCGCCAGGAAATTTGGCAGCGATGATGCTGTTCTTGAGAAGATTGATTCTGAGCTTTTGGGCTGCAATGCTGATGGATTTGTGCGTGGTGGATGGTTTAATTATCAAGAAAATGCAAACCTGACTGTCCCACATCAGGAAATAGCAAACACAACTGAACTCAGGCCAGGTCCAGGTGCTGAAAGGGTCAAACGCCTTATCACTGGTTTGTTATCAGCTGAGGATTTTCATGAGAATCAATGCGCTTGA
- the LOC133857252 gene encoding pentatricopeptide repeat-containing protein At5g66520-like — MVQKTVNISTLISLSQRCQTLKQLKQIHTHLLKSHLHQNPYAIASFLSVAATFKDASFFSYARSIFEHLCYRNTFMYNTMIRRHVQSNSPIPAISCYFDMLNYGLVANNYTFPPLIKASTVLVPFSKKRILGRLVHAHIVKFGFRDDPFVVSALIEYYSVVHDLGTARLLFDRTPKKDVVMWTTMIDGYGKVGDVANARLLFEEMPVRNVISWSAIMAAYSRVSDFKEVLSLFRKMQEAGMKPNESVLVSVLTACAHLGAVTQGLWIHSYAKQRNLESNPILATALVDMYSKCGCVESALSVFESIPDKDAGTWNAMISGVAMNGDARKSLDLFNRMATTGTQPTDTTFVAVLTACTHAKMVAEGLKLFEQMGTIYRVEPRLEHYACVVDLLARAGMIEEAEKFTEEKMGGLGRGDANVWGALLGASRVYKNIEIGDRVWKRLTGMGVVNSGTSVLSYNIYKEAGWEMEAKKVRKTLSEAGMKKQPGCSVIEVSGKVEEFLAGDLCHPRAQEICKMLDSFSESMNLDHSMK, encoded by the coding sequence ATGGTTCAAAAAACCGTTAACATCAGCACCCTCATTTCCCTCTCACAACGGTGCCAAACCCTGAAACAACTCAAGCAAATCCATACCCATCTCCTCAAATCCCACCTACACCAAAATCCGTACGCTATTGCCTCATTCCTCTCCGTCGCTGCAACCTTCAAGGatgcttctttcttttcttacgcTCGCTCGATTTTTGAGCATCTTTGTTACCGCAACACGTTCATGTACAATACTATGATCAGAAGGCATGTTCAGTCTAATTCACCGATACCCGCCATCTCGTGCTACTTTGACATGTTGAATTATGGCCTCGTGGCTAATAACTACACCTTTCCACCATTGATCAAAGCTTCTACGGTTTTAGTTCCTTTTTCGAAGAAGAGAATTCTGGGTCGTTTGGTTCATGCCCATATTGTCAAATTCGGATTCCGTGATGACCCTTTTGTCGTCAGTGCGCTCATTGAGTATTACTCTGTAGTACATGACTTAGGAACTGCAAGATTGCTATTTGATAGAACTCCAAAGAAGGATGTGGTTATGTGGACAACGATGATTGATGGGTATGGGAAGGTGGGGGATGTGGCAAATGCAAGATTGTTGTTTGAAGAAATGCCTGTGAGGAATGTGATATCGTGGAGTGCAATAATGGCCGCTTATTCTCGGGTTAGTGACTTCAAAGAGGTGCTTAGTTTGTTTAGGAAAATGCAAGAAGCGGGAATGAAGCCGAATGAGTCGGTTCTCGTTAGCGTTCTCACTGCATGTGCCCATCTTGGTGCAGTCACACAAGGATTATGGATCCACTCATATGCTAAGCAGCGTAATCTTGAGTCCAACCCAATTCTGGCCACTGCATTAGTGGACATGTACTCAAAATGCGGTTGTGTCGAATCAGCACTATCAGTTTTCGAGAGCATCCCTGATAAGGATGCAGGGACATGGAATGCGATGATTTCTGGTGTTGCAATGAATGGAGATGCAAGGAAGTCGCTTGATTTATTCAATCGAATGGCTACAACTGGGACTCAACCCACAGACACAACATTTGTTGCTGTCCTTACAGCTTGTACACATGCAAAGATGGTTGCTGAGGGGCTTAAATTGTTTGAACAAATGGGTACTATTTACAGGGTTGAACCCCGGCTTGAGCATTATGCATGTGTTGTTGATCTCTTGGCTAGAGCTGGTATGATAGAGGAAGCCGAGAAGTTTACAGAGGAGAAGATGGGGGGGCTTGGCAGAGGAGATGCCAATGTTTGGGGAGCACTACTGGGTGCATCTagagtttataaaaatattgaaattgggGACAGAGTCTGGAAAAGGCTAACTGGTATGGGAGTAGTTAATTCTGGTACTAGTGTTCtttcttataatatatataaggaaGCTGGCTGGGAAATGGAGGCGAAGAAAGTCAGGAAAACGCTTTCGGAGGCGGGAATGAAGAAGCAACCAGGTTGCAGTGTGATAGAGGTGAGTGGAAAGGTCGAAGAGTTCCTTGCAGGTGATCTTTGCCATCCTCGGGCACAAGAAATATGTAAAATGCTTGATTCTTTTTCCGAAAGCATGAATTTGGACCATTCAATGAAGTAA